Proteins encoded together in one Musa acuminata AAA Group cultivar baxijiao chromosome BXJ3-6, Cavendish_Baxijiao_AAA, whole genome shotgun sequence window:
- the LOC135640518 gene encoding uncharacterized protein LOC135640518: MPEKVVEAGNPEGREGHHRLPDAGAALVAHRQEQRMGRNGSRGSGELQKFQITSAESDEARLGKGADSEARPIYAHSKPACGRDDESPRSPLQQKVHGEPSQKHDQVNSVSLDRMPEHLHTTLGVSGVTQPSNGETAIQVQTLLNQPTDERVVLHSRREEVIKSAMKFSYMSIGISGGALVTIFFGNYVNQWEQSHIFHLKICTLIMLASFVSGVSIPLLNFLQHHISVSLQLFRSLKCTAFALFVLALLDVSFLFMKILALFAFVPTIASLVIC, from the exons ATGCCGGAAAAGGTCGTGGAAGCCGGCAACCCCGAGGGCCGGGAGGGGCACCATCGACTGCCGGATGCAGGGGCGGCTCTCGTCGCCCATAGGCAGGAGCAACGGATGGGTAGGAACGGCTCTCGCGGCAGTGGAGAA ttgcagaaatttcagatcacttcTGCTGAATCTGATGAAGCGAGATTGGGGAAAGGAGCAGATTCTGAAGCAAGG CCCATATATGCACATTCTAAACCAGCTTGTGGGAGAGATGATGAAAGCCCCAGAAGTCCTCTGCAACAAAAAGTCCATGGGGAACCGAGTCAGAAGCATGATCAAGTGAACAGTGTGTCATTGGATCGAATGCCTGAG CATCTCCACACAACTTTGGGAGTTTCAGGTGTGACCCAACCATCTAATGGCGAGACGGCTATCCAAGTGCAAACACTGTTG AATCAACCGACGGATGAAAGAGTAGTGCTGCACAGTCGCAGAGAAGAAGTGATAAAAAGTGCCATGAAGTTTTCATACATGTCAATCGGCATTTCTGGTGGTGCATTGGTAACTATCTTCTTTGGAAACTACGTAAACCAATGGgagcagagccacatttttcaccTCAAGATCTGCACCTTGATCATGCTCGCATCCTTTGTTTCTGGAGTCAGCATTCCGCTGCTTAATTTTCTCCAACACCACATCAGTGTCTCTCTACAACTCTTCAGAAGCCTCAAGTGCACAGCCTTTGCACTATTTGTCCTGGCGCTGCTCGACGTGTCCTTTCTTTTTATGAAGATACTTGCACTGTTTGCGTTCGTCCCAACAATTGCCTCTCTTGTAATATGCTGA
- the LOC108952012 gene encoding uncharacterized protein LOC108952012 isoform X1, with amino-acid sequence MALLPALAAFHVLAVLAVAYADRGGAPDEDIEAVITRADNKAADSSESELQVGGGHGQESGVDTRVKTLPDKIVVAGNPEGREVHLLLPGAGAALVAQRQAQRRSRNGSRGSGDLEKFQTTSAESDEARLGKGADCEARQPIYAHAKPACGRDDESPRSPLQQNVHGEPSQKRDQVNSVSLDRMPEHLHTTLGVSGVTQPSNGETSIQVQTLLNQPMDERVVLHSSREVVIKSAMKFSYMSIGISGGALVTIFFGYYVTQSGHSHNFHLKICTLIMLASFVSGVSIPLLNFLQHHIRVSLQVFRSLKCTTFALLVLALLDVSILFMKILALFAFVPTIAVVVIACVIAFDDAPSTSDDHHQQ; translated from the exons ATGGCTTTGCTCCCCGCCCTCGCCGCTTTCCACGTCCTTGCTGTCCTCGCCGTCGCCTACGCCGACCGCGGCGGAGCTCCAGATGAAGATATCGAGGCGGTGATCACCAGAGCCGACAATAAAGCTGCCGACTCCAGCGAGAGTGAGCTGCAGGTTGGCGGCGGCCATGGCCAA GAGAGCGGGGTGGACACTCGTGTCAAGACTTTGCCGGACAAGATCGTGGTAGCCGGCAACCCCGAGGGCCGGGAGGTGCACCTTCTACTGCCGGGCGCAGGGGCGGCTCTCGTCGCCCAAAGGCAGGCGCAACGGAGGAGTAGGAACGGCTCTCGCGGCAGTGGAGAC ttggaGAAATTTCAGACCACTTCTGCTGAATCTGATGAAGCGAGATTGGGGAAAGGAGCAGATTGTGAAGCAAGG CAGCCCATATATGCACATGCTAAACCAGCTTGTGGGAGAGATGATGAGAGCCCCAGAAGTCCTCTGCAACAAAATGTCCATGGGGAACCGAGTCAGAAGCGTGATCAAGTGAACAGTGTGTCATTGGATCGAATGCCTGAG CATCTCCACACAACTTTGGGAGTTTCAGGTGTGACCCAACCATCTAATGGCGAGACGTCTATCCAAGTGCAAACACTGTTG AATCAACCGATGGATGAAAGAGTAGTGCTGCACAGTAGCAGAGAAGTGGTGATAAAAAGTGCCATGAAGTTTTCATACATGTCAATCGGCATTTCTGGTGGTGCATTGGTAACTATCTTCTTTGGATACTACGTAACCCAATCGGGACACAGCCACAATTTTCACCTCAAGATCTGCACCTTGATCATGCTCGCATCCTTTGTTTCTGGAGTCAGCATTCCGCTGCTTAATTTTCTCCAACACCACATCAGGGTCTCTCTACAAGTCTTCAGAAGCCTCAAGTGCACAACCTTTGCACTACTTGTCCTGGCACTGCTCGATGTGTCCATTCTTTTTATGAAGATACTTGCACTGTTTGCGTTCGTCCCAACAATTGCTGTGGTTGTGATTGCCTGTGTGATTGCATTCGATGATGCGCCGTCGACGAGTGATGACCATCATCAGCAATAG
- the LOC108952012 gene encoding uncharacterized protein LOC108952012 isoform X2 has protein sequence MALLPALAAFHVLAVLAVAYADRGGAPDEDIEAVITRADNKAADSSESELQVGGGHGQESGVDTRVKTLPDKIVVAGNPEGREVHLLLPGAGAALVAQRQAQRRSRNGSRGSGDLEKFQTTSAESDEARLGKGADCEARPIYAHAKPACGRDDESPRSPLQQNVHGEPSQKRDQVNSVSLDRMPEHLHTTLGVSGVTQPSNGETSIQVQTLLNQPMDERVVLHSSREVVIKSAMKFSYMSIGISGGALVTIFFGYYVTQSGHSHNFHLKICTLIMLASFVSGVSIPLLNFLQHHIRVSLQVFRSLKCTTFALLVLALLDVSILFMKILALFAFVPTIAVVVIACVIAFDDAPSTSDDHHQQ, from the exons ATGGCTTTGCTCCCCGCCCTCGCCGCTTTCCACGTCCTTGCTGTCCTCGCCGTCGCCTACGCCGACCGCGGCGGAGCTCCAGATGAAGATATCGAGGCGGTGATCACCAGAGCCGACAATAAAGCTGCCGACTCCAGCGAGAGTGAGCTGCAGGTTGGCGGCGGCCATGGCCAA GAGAGCGGGGTGGACACTCGTGTCAAGACTTTGCCGGACAAGATCGTGGTAGCCGGCAACCCCGAGGGCCGGGAGGTGCACCTTCTACTGCCGGGCGCAGGGGCGGCTCTCGTCGCCCAAAGGCAGGCGCAACGGAGGAGTAGGAACGGCTCTCGCGGCAGTGGAGAC ttggaGAAATTTCAGACCACTTCTGCTGAATCTGATGAAGCGAGATTGGGGAAAGGAGCAGATTGTGAAGCAAGG CCCATATATGCACATGCTAAACCAGCTTGTGGGAGAGATGATGAGAGCCCCAGAAGTCCTCTGCAACAAAATGTCCATGGGGAACCGAGTCAGAAGCGTGATCAAGTGAACAGTGTGTCATTGGATCGAATGCCTGAG CATCTCCACACAACTTTGGGAGTTTCAGGTGTGACCCAACCATCTAATGGCGAGACGTCTATCCAAGTGCAAACACTGTTG AATCAACCGATGGATGAAAGAGTAGTGCTGCACAGTAGCAGAGAAGTGGTGATAAAAAGTGCCATGAAGTTTTCATACATGTCAATCGGCATTTCTGGTGGTGCATTGGTAACTATCTTCTTTGGATACTACGTAACCCAATCGGGACACAGCCACAATTTTCACCTCAAGATCTGCACCTTGATCATGCTCGCATCCTTTGTTTCTGGAGTCAGCATTCCGCTGCTTAATTTTCTCCAACACCACATCAGGGTCTCTCTACAAGTCTTCAGAAGCCTCAAGTGCACAACCTTTGCACTACTTGTCCTGGCACTGCTCGATGTGTCCATTCTTTTTATGAAGATACTTGCACTGTTTGCGTTCGTCCCAACAATTGCTGTGGTTGTGATTGCCTGTGTGATTGCATTCGATGATGCGCCGTCGACGAGTGATGACCATCATCAGCAATAG